The following coding sequences are from one Rhipicephalus microplus isolate Deutch F79 chromosome 3, USDA_Rmic, whole genome shotgun sequence window:
- the LOC119186887 gene encoding mite group 2 allergen-like Ixo r 2, with amino-acid sequence MIRFVACLLLCGLAAAQRRDIIYEDCGSQAKILSAQIEPCDSNPCVLKRGTKPKVYFTVTSDQDTEKATLDATIGVFGLEISVPGLDKDLCENMVKCPISKGQTYSGVMEVYVPPFAPAMKTHVSLKVVGDKGVSVCAKTPIMVE; translated from the exons ATGATTCGTTTTGTGGCTTGCCTTCTCCTATGTGGCTTGGCCGCTGCACAACGCAGGGACATTATCTACGAAGACTGCG GCAGCCAGGCGAAGATCCTCTCGGCCCAAATAGAGCCGTGCGACTCCAACCCCTGCGTCTTGAAGCGTGGCACGAAGCCCAAGGTGTACTTCACGGTTACCTCTG ATCAGGACACCGAGAAGGCCACGCTGGATGCCACAATCGGCGTGTTCGGTCTCGAAATTTCGGTGCCCGGCCTGGATAAGGACCTGTGCGAGAACATGGTGAAGTGTCCCATTAGCAAGGGCCAGACCTACTCCGGCGTCATGGAAGTGTACGTGCCGCCATTCGCACCAGCC ATGAAGACTCACGTCTCACTCAAGGTGGTCGGTGACAAGGGCGTTAGCGTCTGCGCTAAGACACCCATTATGGTTGAATAA